In Gossypium arboreum isolate Shixiya-1 chromosome 6, ASM2569848v2, whole genome shotgun sequence, the following are encoded in one genomic region:
- the LOC108481813 gene encoding cytochrome P450 CYP82D47-like produces the protein MDSFHSSPATSTIAIIAFPLLLLFLFSFLWISKHALTDTNKKQTPPEAGGAWPIIGHLHLLAGPQPPHISLANMADKYGRMFTIKLGVHRALVVNNWEIAKECLTINDKAFASRPKVVNMELLGYNNAMIVFAPYGPYWRQVRKCVTIELLSTHRLDLFKHVRESEVKTSLEQLYQIWNKKKSTNCDKVLVEMKRWFRDVTLNMSMRIIVGKRISSSSEGGETMKCKELLEDFFEMAAKFVISDTLPFLKWLNIGGYEKSMKKIAKELDRIVEGWLREHKCKRGEDEANSEEDFMGVMLPILRDAEEHDADTINKATSLALILAAEDTTSITMIWALSLLLNNRDALNKVQQELDIHVGNNRLLVKESDIKNLVYLQSVIKETLRLYPAAPLSVMHESIEDCTVNGYHVSTGTWLIINLQKIHRDPFIWENPFEFHPERFMTTHKNIDVRGYNFKLIPFGSGRRMCHDISFTLQIMQLTLANLLHWFKFETPLNETVDMREVAGMTSPKATPLEVHITPRLPTFVYDSNN, from the exons ATGGACTCATTTCATTCATCCCCAGCAACTTCAACCATCGCAATAATTGCTTTTCCATTACTGTTactatttcttttctctttcctatgGATATCAAAACATGCCCTAACAGACACAAACAAGAAGCAAACACCACCAGAGGCTGGTGGAGCATGGCCTATTATTGGCCATCTTCACCTCCTAGCAGGGCCACAACCACCTCACATAAGCTTGGCTAACATGGCTGACAAATATGGAAGAATGTTCACTATCAAGTTAGGTGTGCATAGAGCTTTGGTGGTGAACAATTGGGAAATTGCTAAAGAATGTCTCACCATAAATGATAAAGCATTCGCCTCTCGTCCAAAGGTAGTAAACATGGAGCTTTTGGGTTATAACAATGCCATGATTGTCTTTGCACCATATGGACCTTATTGGCGTCAAGTGCGCAAGTGTGTCACCATTGAGCTCCTCTCAACTCACCGACTCGATTTGTTTAAACATGTAAGGGAATCCGAGGTGAAAACATCACTGGAACAGTTGTACCAGATATGGAACAAGAAGAAAAGTACTAATTGTGACAAAGTATTGGTGGAGATGAAGAGATGGTTTAGGGATGTTACTCTTAACATGAGTATGAGGATTATTGTGGGCAAGCGAATATCGAGTTCAAGTGAAGGAGGTGAAACCATGAAGTGTAAGGAATTATTGGAAGATTTCTTTGAAATGGCGGCCAAGTTTGTAATTTCGGATACGCTACCGTTCCTGAAATGGTTGAACATAGGTGGATACGAGAAGTCGATGAAGAAGATAGCGAAAGAATTAGACCGCATTGTCGAGGGATGGCTACGAGAGCACAAGTGCAAGAGAGGTGAAGATGAGGCAAATAGTGAGGAGGATTTCATGGGAGTGATGCTACCTATTCTTCGTGATGCGGAGGAGCATGATGCTGATACCATCAACAAAGCCACCAGTCTC GCTCTTATTTTAGCGGCAGAAGATACAACCTCGATTACAATGATATGGGCTTTATCTTTATTACTCAATAATCGTGATGCATTAAATAAGGTTCAACAAGAATTAGACATCCATGTTGGCAACAATAGATTGTTAGTGAAAGAATCGGATATCAAAAACTTAGTGTACCTTCAATCAGTCATTAAGGAAACTCTTCGCCTATACCCTGCTGCTCCGCTTTCTGTGATGCATGAATCCATTGAAGATTGCACTGTTAATGGATATCATGTTTCAACCGGCACTTGGCTTATTATCAATCTTCAAAAGATTCATCGTGATCCATTTATTTGGGAAAATCCTTTTGAATTTCATCCTGAAAGATTCATGACTACCCATAAAAACATTGATGTGAGGGGATATAATTTTAAACTAATTCCATTCGGTAGTGGTAGAAGAATGTGCCATGATATTTCATTTACACTTCAGATTATGCAACTTACATTAGCTAATTTGTTGCATTGGTTCAAGTTTGAAACCCCGTTGAATGAAACAGTCGATATGCGTGAAGTAGCTGGAATGACGAGTCCTAAAGCAACTCCATTAGAAGTTCATATAACTCCTCGCTTACCTACTTTTGTTTATGACTCCAACAACTAG